In Musa acuminata AAA Group cultivar baxijiao chromosome BXJ2-3, Cavendish_Baxijiao_AAA, whole genome shotgun sequence, the following proteins share a genomic window:
- the LOC135607488 gene encoding uncharacterized protein LOC135607488 — MLEDIGKILEIKKTLERAIFVVGFLYNHIGALNMMREFTGNKELVRHGVTRFATSFLTLQSVHRQKHTLRNMFTSEKWVTSKWAKEAKGKRAADIILMPSFWNHIVYILKVMGPLVRVLRLVDNENKPAMGYIYEAMDRAKETIKRSFNENEEKYEKIFTIIDERWNCQLHRPLHAAGYYLNPEFFYKIKSVGFDAEVLGGLYQCVARLVPSIEVQDKIIHELSLYKNAEGLFGIPIAVRSRTTTSPAEWWSLFGNSTPNLQKFAIKVLSLTCSASGCERNWSVFEHIHSKRRNRLEHQRLHDLVYIKYNQALKTRHDLKNRFDSISLQDIDDSNEWLVGEMGANLQDAEDELVFEDDRLTWGDVARASGAGELQTYTRQMSKRKMSAKASSSAPAIVEDIENETYLDEEEGIEEQEEEDEFNEDDLCENDDNIDYDE; from the exons atgttggaagatattggaaagatcttagaaatcaagaaaaccttagaaagggcaatttttgttgttggatttctttataatcacattggggctttgaatatgatgagagaatttacagggaataaagaattagtgagacatggtgttacccgatttgctacttcattcttgacattacagagcgtgcatcgtcaaaaacatactctgagaaatatgtttacctctgagaaatgggtgacaagtaaatgggcaaaagaagcaaaaggcaagagggctgctgatatcatcttaatgccatccttttggaatcatatagtttatatattaaaggtaatgggccctcttgttcgagtccttcggttggtggataatgaaaataagcctgcaatgggatatatttatgaggctatggatagagcaaaggagacgattaaaagatcttttaatgaaaatgaagaaaaatatgagaaaatttttacaatcattgacgaaagatggaattgtcaacttcatcgtcccttacatgcagcaggatattatttgaaccctgaattcttttataagattaaatctgttggatttgatgcagaagttttgggtgggttatatcagtgtgttgcaagattagttcccagcattgaggttcaagataagattattcatgaattatctttatataaaaatgctgaaggtctttttggaattccaattgccgttcgatccaggacaactacctctccag ctgaatggtggagtctatttggaaattccaccccgaacttacagaaatttgctatcaaagtacttagtttgacatgtagtgcttcgggttgtgagcgaaattggagtgtctttgagcat attcactcgaagagaagaaatcggttagaacatcaacgattgcacgatcttgtttacataaagtataatcaagctttgaagactcgtcatgatttgaaaaatagatttgattcaatctcattgcaagatattgatgattcaaatgagtggttagtaggagaaatgggtgctaacttgcaagatgctgaagacgagcttgtatttgaagatgatagattgacgtggggagatgtggcaagagcttcaggtgctggagaattacaaacatatacaagacagatgtcaaagagaaaaatgagtgcaaaagcatcaagctcggctcctgctattgttgaagacatagagaatgaaacatatcttgatgaagaggaaggaatcgaagaacaagaggaagaagacgaattcaatgaagatgatttgtgtgaaaatgacgataatattgattatgatgaatga